The Streptomyces sp. JB150 genomic interval GGGCGAGGCGCTGGGCATCGCCCTGACCGGCGCGGTCAACCTGCTGGACCCGGAGAGCGTGGTGCTGGGCGGTGCGCTGGCGGGAGTCGCGCCCTGGCTGCTGCCGTCGCTGCGCTCGGAACTGGCCCGGCGCACGGCCGGCCCGCCCTGCCCGGTGTCCGTCTCCCGGCTCGGCCCGCAGGGCCCGTTGCTGGGGGCCGCTCACTCGGTGGTCCGGGGGGTGCTGGACGATCCGGCGGCGGTGGCGGGGCGGGCCTGAGAGGGCCGCGAAGTCCTCCACCGCCCGCCGATCACCCGTGTGAGTGAGCGAGTTGTCCACAACGGCGTTCTCGTCCACGGAAGATCGCCGGGGCCTTCTGCCTGTCACCGAAGCGCCGTACCGTGAATCACGCGAGCCGCTCCCGTCGTCCGGCGAAGACGGCGGTGTGCGGAGCGCGTGAGGACTCAGGTGATCCATCGGTCGAGCGGGGGGAACGGCTCATGTCCGGCGAGCAGACACGCATTCTGACGGTACGGCCCGAACCGGGCGAGTACGCCTGGACGTTCGGCGGCGCGCCGCCCGTCGCCCGGATCGCACCGGGCACGGTGCTCGACCTCTACACGGAGGACTGCTTCGCCGGGCGGGTGCGCTCGGAGAAGGACCTGGTGTCGGAGGTGTGCGAGTTCCCGTTCCTCAACCCGCAGACGGGACCGTTCCACGTCGAGGGCGCCGAGCCCGGGGACACGGTCGCGGTGCACTTCGTGTCCATCGAACCGGCCCGGGACTGGGCCGCGTCGACGACCGTGCCGCTGTTCGGCGCGCTCACCTCGACGGCCGCCACGGCCACCTTGCAGCCCCCGCTGCCGGAGATTGTGTGGATCTGGCAGCTGGACCGGACCCGACGGACGGCGCTGTTCCGGGCGCACGACAGTGACATCGAGATCGAGCTGCCCCTCGATCCGATGCACGGCACCGTCGGGGTGGCCCCGGCCAACCTGGAGGTCCGCTCCGCGCTCGTGCCCGACGCGCACGGCGGCAACATGGACACGCCGGAGATGCGGGCCGGCGTCACCTGCTATCTCGGCGTGAACGTCGAGGGAGCGCTGCTCAGCCTCGGCGACGGGCACGCGCGGCAGGGCGAGGGCGAGACCTGCGGCGTGGCCGTCGAGTGCGCGATGAACACGGTGGTGATCGTCGAACTCCTCAAGGGGCTGCACACACCGTGGCCGCGCATCGAGTCGGACACCCACATCATCTCCACGGGCTCCGCCCGTCCGCTGGAGGACGCGTTCCGGATATCCCAGCTGGACCTGGTGCGGTGGCTGGTCCGCGACTACGGGTTCAGCGAGCTGGACGCCTACCAGTTCACGACCCAGGCCGTGGAATCACCGCTGGCCAACGTGTGCGACACGAACTACACCTGCGTGGCCAAGCTGCGCAAGGAATGGCTCCCGGCCCGCGAGACTCACCGCGGACTGCACGCCCGGCTGCGCGAGACGGCGGCGACGCTGCGGGGCTGATCCCGCGCGCCGTACCGTCTCGCGCAGAGCAGTCGAAAGGCACTCCCCCATGGAACGGGCACGACCGCTCCCCGGCCGGCGACGGCTCCTGCGAGGCGCCGCCCTCGCCGCCGTCCCGTACGCGCTGCTGCCCCGGACGCGGGCCGACGCGCGGACCCCCGCCCCCGACCGTCCGCTCGCCGTCTGGCACCCGGCGCACACCGCCAACTACACGCCGGCGAACCGGCCCACGAGCCACCCCGTCGACTTCGTGGTCATCCACGTCACCCAGGCGTCCTACTCGACCACCCTGGGCGTCTTCCAGAACCGCAGGAAGCAGGTGTCCGCGCATTACGTGGTGCGCTCGGCCGACGGCGGTCTCGCGCAGTGCGTCCGCGAGTCCGACATCGCCTGGCACGCGGGCAACTGGGACTACAACACCCGCAGCATCGGCATCGAACACGAGGGCTGGGTGGACCGGCCCGGCTACTTCACCGACGCCCTCTACGAGCGGTCGGCCCGGCTCACCGCGTCGATCTGCGACAAGTACGGAGTCCCGAAGGACCGCGCGCACATCATCGCGCACTACGAGGTCCCGGGCTCCGACCACACCGATCCGGGGCCGTACTGGGACTGGAGACGGTACATGCGGCTCGTCAACCGCGCCTGACCCGGGCCCGCGCCGGGTGAGCACGGTCGAAACGGTTGTCGGAGCGCACGGCCGGAGTGACGATGTTGCGAGCCGTGCCCACCCCATCACGGCACGGCCCCGCCGTTCCACCGCGTGGCGATCGCAGTGCACCGCACCGCAGTTCAGTACGCCCGCCAGCCGCATCGTCTTCCGGGAGGCCGAGGTGACCGATCCCTGGGTGGCTCTGGAGCCGGGAGCCGACCCTGCCGAGCGCGCGCGGATCCTGCGTCGCGCGCACGAGACGTTCAACCGGGCGGGCACCGTGCCCCGGCCCGTGCGGTCCGTCGTCGCCGACTCGTGGCGGCGGTCCGCGCGGGCCGGAGTCGGACCGGACGGCGGCGCGAGCGTGGAGCTGACCGACGGCGACCTCGGCGCCTACCGGGCGGACCATCCGCTGGCCCGGGTGATGCCGC includes:
- a CDS encoding peptidoglycan recognition family protein — its product is MERARPLPGRRRLLRGAALAAVPYALLPRTRADARTPAPDRPLAVWHPAHTANYTPANRPTSHPVDFVVIHVTQASYSTTLGVFQNRRKQVSAHYVVRSADGGLAQCVRESDIAWHAGNWDYNTRSIGIEHEGWVDRPGYFTDALYERSARLTASICDKYGVPKDRAHIIAHYEVPGSDHTDPGPYWDWRRYMRLVNRA
- a CDS encoding acetamidase/formamidase family protein, whose protein sequence is MSGEQTRILTVRPEPGEYAWTFGGAPPVARIAPGTVLDLYTEDCFAGRVRSEKDLVSEVCEFPFLNPQTGPFHVEGAEPGDTVAVHFVSIEPARDWAASTTVPLFGALTSTAATATLQPPLPEIVWIWQLDRTRRTALFRAHDSDIEIELPLDPMHGTVGVAPANLEVRSALVPDAHGGNMDTPEMRAGVTCYLGVNVEGALLSLGDGHARQGEGETCGVAVECAMNTVVIVELLKGLHTPWPRIESDTHIISTGSARPLEDAFRISQLDLVRWLVRDYGFSELDAYQFTTQAVESPLANVCDTNYTCVAKLRKEWLPARETHRGLHARLRETAATLRG